ttttttgaaagaaaaaaaattatttctttttatatgtcGTTTTAGTAATTTAAGATTACATTTTGTACATTTTACTTTGTCTACTGTTTAGTAATTTAAGATTACATTTTGCACATTTTACTTTGCCTACCATTTATTACATTTCAGATTTTTCAGACAGTAACTGTTTTCTAAAGTGAAAAGTGATAAGtagttgaaaataatttataattatacatGCATTACtaagaaaaatttattgaaaatgttcattttttattaattttattgataatattaatgagAGAGGTTTGATAAATAAAGTGGAGAAAGTCAAAGATAATATAataggattatttttatttcaaactattttatcattaataatCCAAAAAAACTCTAAAAACAACATGTGTTAAAGTGAATTTTGGTTTTTGCACTCTCCACATACACTTCAGAAATtgactttgaaaaaaaaattatttttttgaccaaaaatatattttaagacgcataaatgatttttttagatattaaaaatataagagGATAAATAACAAAAGTACTATCTAAAAATAAGGTAAATTAGTAAACGCAATGGGCGCTAATAGCAACACTATCTGTTCAAGGCTGATAGCCACCTTGTCAATGGGCCAGCAAAAATTACCCacaaatatatgtattttttggtgcaacaaatatatttatatttgtataaaacATACAAATACATTTTCTTCAAGAAcctactataatttttttatacaaaatgtTTTTACACCGTGGATTAATTTTCACCttcaaataaaatgatttttcgattttaatcataaattttttaaatacactTATTAGTTATAAATCATTGTGATTTGTTAATGGTCTATTAAAATTAGTTTacctaaaaaaacaaattctttAAGTATCTTTCAGTTTGGTTGGATATTGATATATTGTAggtaaaactaattaaaaataatcaactaTGATTGGATCTAGTGGAACGAATTAGATTGTCATAACGTGATGAATTTAAGTTTCGTTTTTAATTGAGAGATATAGTTTGTACTTAGTGTCTGACAcacttaaaatataattatctaTAGTGGAGAAAATATACGAAaaccaacaaaataaattaatttaaattaaatatttaaaaaacgatataacataaataattggaCGGTGGTGCCGTACTCAATAAAATTCGTAGACTTCGTACAACTTCTCAACTTTAATGTCATGACATAAGAAAATGGATAATATCATTTAGATGTTgatgtaaaattagtttatttattacACTAATAATGCATATCTATTAACCTATAGATTATTTAATCGGATCATTTCACTATACCAAACTTTAATCCTATGACAtcaaaaaatagataatttatatacgAAAAAGAACTATACACTGTCATTGTAAACCAATTTATACACCAATTAATATGAATAATTGAACTTATTATTTCATCTCATGTTTGTAACTTTAATTAATCGATAACTATATAATCAATAACTAACGTTATAAGTCACTGTAAAACTATTTACAGTGAATACATGATCAGTAAACACAATTTCTATGGGAGGTAAGTGTAAAACTAATTTACATTATTAGTGTTTAAGTCGTAACTCAATTAACAATtgtcgatattgttaggttgaacTTCATTTCCCGAATTTAAACTTTAAACTTAACAATCATGTATGAGTTTTAGGCGGTTTTTACTATCtcgtctacaaaaataatttacaacaataatacatatttattaaattggAATTTGACTCAACTAAAATGAGAAATTGATAAAATAGataagttaataattaatattataattatccataattaataatatatatatatacaaaatcaCAACCATTGATTATGAGTGACATTACTCGATATAGTCTCTAAAGAAGACTCACTTTAGAGGAGAGTAAATTCATGTGACCtacaataaaaagtaaaaccaATTGATTATTACCAAAGCAAAAACAATATAAgttttatgaaaacaaaaacaagaactgaaaaaataataattatagttctCGTTTCCGTGTCAGAGAAAATTCTAGGGCTTGTTGTGTGAGCTTGCAATCGATTTTCAATGGACGACATGGCAGCCTACTACGGACAAATCCAACCGCCCAATCTTCTTACTTATCACTATTATCCACCGCCGCCTCCTCAGCCACCGCCACCCGGCGCTTCATTCCCGCCGGCGCCCCACCTTCATCCGCAGTACCATCCACAACAACACGTATTCAATTATTATGGTTCTCCGCCTCTATCTTCATCAAACGAAGTTCGCACACTCTTCATCGCTGGTCTTCCCGAAGATGTAAAGCCACGCGAAATCTATAATCTTTTTCGAGAATTTCCTGGTTACGAGTCATCGCATCTTAGGAGTCCTAACAATTCTTCGCAGGTATAATCTAGATAGAGTTAAACATGTTGTGTGATGTTTTATCTTTCTGacatgttttttgttgttgttgttgtgacaGGCATTTGCTTTTGCTGTGTTTGTGAATCAGCAATCTGCAATCATGGCAATGCATGCTCTTAATGTGAGTATATTATGTTGTATCACTGTTATTATTAATGAATATATTGAGAGTAAATGattattttagtctttgaaATTATTGGGTTGATTTAGTTCTACCAATTGGTGAAATAGCAATTTAGTCCCTTAAATTGGAAAACATTGGttaatttagtcattttttataatttaacacTATTTTTAAAAGCTCTATGTTTGTCTTGAAGTGGTAAGAGACTATTCAACTCAATTTGTGCCTTTTATTGGTTTTGATTGATGTTATCTTTAGAGAATTTTGATGGAGGGACTAAATTGATTGGTGTTCTTTAGTTTAAGGGAATAGTTTGCTGTTTATTAAATTTGAGTGACTGAATTACTCTACTCTCACAATTTCGAGGACTGAAATGCTGATTTACTCATTATATTGGTCATTTAgtttttatatatgaatattgaagattttgattgATGTGGTTTGTAGGGGATGGTCTTTGATCTTGAAAAGGGGTCTACGCTTTATATTGATCTGGCTAAATCCAACTCTAGAGCTAAACGTGCAAGGATAGGTGtgtgttttaatttctttattttgcCATTTAGAATAGAACTACATTTGAAGTGTAAAATTAGATGGGTTTTGTGGGTTATGGGAACTATTTGACACTTTTTCTGCTGGAATTAATTTTGAAGCTGTTTTAGACTTTTAGTTACATTTGTGTTTGAAGGCAAGTGGTTAatctttcaatttttcaacTCAATTCGAAAGCTACCTTTTCTTACTATCTGCCAAACTGAGGCCTGGAGGAAaaagcaatttttttttgtagtattcaattcaaaatttcaaacacttccATTTTCACTAAAATCACGTTTGACATGGAGCataaacaattttgaattttgttgatttttaaaatatcacccaAATAACTTGATTATTATGCAGCATGATTTAGGCTGGCAGAAAATGCCTCATATCCATATAGGCATGTAGTAGGTTTCTTTTGGAGTGATTATTTGCTGAAATCTTCAAAATAATTCTTTAGCCTCATTTTATTTCTAGAGCTTCCAAATAAATATGGCGTGACTGATTATTGCCATTGTCATTGACAAGCAGATGATGAGAGAGCTAGCTCAGATAAGAAAGCTCGAGGATCAGCGCCATCTTGGGCAACTCCTGAGTCTGGTAAGCTGATTCTTGATAAATGCATAGATGTTTTTTATGGATGTTACTTGTTTGGGCTTTTTTCCTGTTTACCATTGTATTCTTTTGTTCAGTTCAATGTCTAATATCTTGCTTGTAGACCAGTTAAGTATTGATCACACAAAGGACACTTTTATCTATGAGCTCACATTGCACATGTTTTGCACTCTTCGGCACTAGCAGGTGTTAGCAGCGTTCACATGCCTGGAATGGGTAATCCTGCATTCAACACGAACACGATTGGTTATCCACCTGCACAAAGGTCATCTGCACTACTTAATCACAGCTTTGTTATATGGAAGTGGTTGCTTCTAGCTCCAATATAGCACAATTTTCAATTTCCAAAGTTTTTTCGAGATTCAAATGTGGAACTCTTCCTCCATTAGAAGAAAATAACCGATATATTTGAagtatcaattaattttttgggGTAGCTGTTGCCTTTGTATTTCATGTGATGCGATATGGCCTAATTGTTTTTATCTGTTATACTTATAGTCATGGAAATGCTGACGGGAATGCTGTGAACGACAACCTATTTCCAAACCTGGTTAGTGTTATGAAGTACTCAATACATTTGTTTTCTGCATcaccttaaatttatttttccacTATTATATGGTTCAAATGGTTATATCTTTCTGTGCTGAACATTAAGTGCTGCTGATTTGAACATGTCTCCCCCACTTGTTGTGGCTGTAATTGAATTCAAAACCTTGTTTTTGCCTCTCCGTCTTTTTAGTTGGTGTTGGATTAAAGCTTTTTGAAGGACTTGCTtagattgacttatttgaacttatctatTGACATAAGCACCTATGAGACTATTTGAGAAATCTTTTGGAAACAACTTATGACTTGACCATAAGTGCTTTTGTATAAGCTAATTCTATAACAAtctgttttctcttttttatagAATTAGCTTTTACATAAACAAGTATATGATAATCGCTTAATTAGCTGGTTATCCAAACAGGGCCTAAAAGTCAAATATCAtttctctttttgtttttagatcTTTATGAGGCATGGGAAATCCACCACCCTTTTTTAATTCGCTATTTATATTTACACTGAGAGTAGGCAGTGACTTTGAGAACAGAGCAGTTTTTTCAGTCATACAACTCTTAGTTGAGTTATATTCCATTTTGCTCCTTTTTCCACTATTAGACAAATAATAGTAGTATTCTGTTGTTGATGGTATTCAAACAATGATTTCACCAGTCTGACTCTTTTCTTGATTGCTAAATTGTGTGGTCAACATCGTAAGGATTGAACAATTTTAACAGTTTTGCTACCCTTCTTGATCCCGATTGTAAACCCCACGATGCAGGTGTTGTAAAAGGCTGCTTACAAGACCTGGACCTTTGTAACACAAGGTCGCCCTTTAGATTTACTTGTTAGTTTTGCTCTCACTAGGTATACCCCACAATCTGGGTCTTCTAAAAGACTGCTTACAGTAGAGTCATGTGGGTCCGACCCGTTCCTTAACCCTGTCATGGTAGGATCTTTGTAACACTAGGTTGCCCTTTTTTTGTTCAATAGAAGCTTCTGAGCCCTCATATTTTATCGCCCCTCCAATCCTTGGTATGATCTCCATTTTCATAACCTTGCTGCTAACCTAGAAATGGTTGTTGGTGTGGTGTGGGACATGATTTAATGATGACTATGTCCGGATGTGGAGAGAAGATGGCATGCCGAAGTATAGGCATAATTTCAATTCTGGGATTCATTGATCCACAAGAGGACTTGGTGGTTGGTGGCCCACTTGAGCTAAGCTCTTGGGTGGAAAGTGgatacttataaaatattttatacaactTTTAATACAACATCAACCACCATCAAATCTTTCCCCACCAGGTCGGGCGAAGCTACATGAAGCAAATTATATCAACAGTTTTGTCACTTATATGGCTTAAAGATAGATCTTTTATGTCTAAATTTCTCTTAATGATTTGACCCATAGTTTATCATGTTCTTCCTGTCTTTAGTTATTGTACTTTCACCTATTTGGTCTTTTTTCGTATCGGTTCTTGTATAGGTCTTCTCAATACATCCCAAATCACTGAAGATAAGATCCTACTAGCTTCTCTTCTATGGTGCTAACAAACTTTTCAGAAGCTCATTTTTCCAGACAGTAGTAAAGCTTGTGTGGTTTAACTGTCTAATCcgtatatatattaaaactgCCATCACATTTGGAAATGCAATTCTGAGCTATTGACATGTAGCTGATTTTTTTGCTTTACTGAGTTTTTCCATTTCTTTGTGCTCCATGCCACCGGGTGTATCCGGTCATTACGAATGGGTTCATTGCCTTCTAGTGTATTTATATTTCACGTtctttagttatttaattaggCTGCTCAGTATTATTGTGATTTACATGATACCATGCCACTTGATTGTAATATTTTCTTCAAGCTATGCCTCACTCTTCAACACCCATCAACCATTTGTTTTCcattaatcattaattaaataaaatgctGGTTGGCTCATTCTTATGCAGTGCATGTCAGTATGTGTCTAATGTTTGAATTGCCATGTCCagtcatgtttttttttccttctcatGTCTGGAAAATTTGAGACTATATATGGTATATATCATTTTAAGACCTGCATTTCTTTTTTCGTGTTGACAGAAAAAGTGTTCAACTCCATACATTCCACAAAATACAACCCCATGCGCTACTTTATTTGTAGCTAACCTGGGGCCGTCTTGCAATGAACAAGAGCTAATCCAAGTATTTTCCAGGTCAGTGACCAAGAACCATGTGAAGTactttattatatgtaaatctGTGTAAGCGGAAATTGTTTTATCTTTTATGTGCATCTTCTATCAGATTCCCTGGATTTTTGAAGCTGAAGATGCAGAGCACATATGGGGCTCCTGTTGCATTTGTTGATTTCCAGGTTTCTCTTTTTTTGCCTTTGTGCTACAcataataattacataaatagGAGTAGTTTTATCAGTCATCAAGTTACTTCCTGtttcaactttaaaatgaaTTCTCTTTGTCTTGTCtatctgcaaaaaaaaaaaaaaaagcattaaaAGAAGAATCTGTAGTGACGTTAACTTCTAACATAAAAACTTGGTTTATGTTAAAGAATGCATAAAAGTGGTTTATGATCTTTTTGCTTAGACTAGATGATAAATATATTGCCATATTTGATTTGCATGATTAGATTTGGATGTTTATTCGCAGTTTGATTGCTAATCGTACATATGCAGGATGTTGCTAGCTCAACTGGCGCCCTAAACAGTCTGCAAGGCACCCTTCTTCATTCCTCACCTGTCGACGAGGGAATGCGTTTAGAGTATCCTTTGGTTACCAGCTTAGTGTTTTCTTAGGATAAAACTTTATGTCAGGTTGTTTAGGTCAAGTTGGTTATGTTCCTCactaaaagtaataaaatatattcataaataCTCTAAAAATCGTTAAAAAAGATATAACCCCTAAAAATAGGTGGAAGTAGTTGGTggatgttttatatttttagtgaaTAACAACCTAAACAACTTGACCTAAATTCTATCCTTTTCTTTATTGggttctattttaatttttggttgcATTTCTTTACTTCACGTAGTATAATGGTATTTGCTTAATAGTAATTTTAGATATGCTAAATCGCGGATGGGTATGCGGAAGAAGCCGAAGTAAGTTATGTGCcggaaaatataaaataaaaaaacaaaaggaaagGTAAACAGTGAAGAAATCAATAGTAAATTTCCTGATAGATACACACTTGCTTTTGGGCTGCGTTATGAATTTTTAGTTGCTGGGGCAATGGAATGGAAGCTGAGTGAATTTGACCAAAAAAATTTAGCTTATGTGACAGTATTTATTTGAGAGTTATACTCTTGTATTTATCATAGTATTTGAGAGTTCCACATTGATGAAGTTCTCTAGTATTCCACCCCCTGTAAATTTCATATAAAAGCCAGTACTTTTCAACTTTTGGTGGATTCGTCAAGATTAAGTTTTGTTTCGAGTAAGTTATGATAAATTTGATAGGCAATAGTCAATAGACATTTATTtgacattttgatttttgattcaTGGTTGTAATGTGCTTGTTCAATAATTATTTggttaaaatacaattttagtcgtttattttttatctaattttcattttgatgatttattttttatttttttatattggttatttatcttttatgtaATGTTTGTTTTAATCTTTAACAAAAGGataaatttgtataattttgagaaagataaaggattaaaataattattaaggAAAAGAcaaatgactaaaataaaaattaaaggatcaaaacaaattaaaaagagaaatgtaaaagaaaaatgaatattaagaaaaaaaaaatattttagtccaattattttttaataatacacGTAGGATGCTCTTTACCACACGCATTAGTCAAAGGAAAATATCAATTTAGCACCAAACGAATCTTGCAAGTACTTGCGTTGAGGTTGACatgaaattttatatgaaaatactCCATTTCTTCACCACACACTATTCCATTTCTTTGGTtcgtttaaatttaaattaaattcttttaaagCCTTTACTTTTTGATAAACTTGACTTAACCCAGAAAGAAATTTAAActgataaatttatatatattttaaaatgccTAAGCTTAGTGTAATAAACAAGTAAGCAAACACAAACTAAAGCAACTTAATGTATGTTTAGTTTTGTAGCAAAATTTGTTTAATCATGGTTTATCGTAATTTTGTCAATCATACTGTAACATCAAAATACACTTAATAATTAACCTGTCATTCACATGCTAAATTTTGACTGTAAAGTTTATAACAGAAGAACTCATTCATTCAATGTGTATTTGGAAAAGCCAATTATAGACTTAACTAGAAACTTGAGCATGAAATACTGTTGAATGTGGGACTTTTGAAGAACTTGAAACAACTAATATAGCTTTGAATGGGGAGGCATCAAGGTTGGTGATAATTTAAGAGATCACATCTCTCCCTATTTGTTTGTGCTGTGTATAGAATGTTACTCAGCTCCAAAATAAGAAGTGGGTCATGGATATGGTTGGTAAAAGACCCTTAAGTTAACATCTTTGATCTTGCATTTTTAGAGATACAATGCTATTAAACATCAAATAATTGGTGAATATGTATTgagctttattttaaatagactaGATTAATACtcacatttttaatatttatagaataaaataaataatacgaAGAATTCGACGACTCTTTCAATGTCTCAATCATGCattcacttttaattattttattatatttgatgaGAAATTATGGCGTTCAAtctttaaattgtttaattgttGTTTTATCAAATGTTTAAATAAGTCTTCAAACTTAGTAAGAAAAGAGAGCAATTTGCTCTTATCCTCCATTTTCTACTAATTAGGACTCTCTCTCTTTATATCTTGTTCTCATTGATCCTAAAGGTACACTCATTCATGATTCTTGATGAATATGCCATGATAATTAAggaatatattttataataaaattattacaactaTATTTCAAATTCTTAAAACTACTCTCACTTCTCATTTCCAATAACGAGGTAGGCCTCATCTCCTTTGAAATGCTTTCACATAGGGTATCTTTTAGTGTTTGTGGACAAAATTCAAATGTAATTTTCTGAtagttctttaatttaattttaggtaacacttaattttttttttgtttgatttggttctttatttaattttaaataacaatttgatcctttatatcttaaaatgtcaacaatattatcctttctttacataaacttaaaaaattcatcaaaatcttcaaacaaaatccaaaaaattcaataccaatttcaaaaaaattcatgtatttattaaatgcataactcaaatatttaaataaactcatatttttatctacaataacatcaaataaagaatgaaaatatgagtttatttgaaaatttaaattatgaatttgatgaaatttgattttatattgaagataataattaattttatggattttgtttgaaaattttgaattttttgaatttttgtaaaaaaatactaacattggtgacattttaaaacataaaagatcaaattattacttgaaattaaataaaaaactaaattaaaaaaaatgatcaaaatattacctcaaattaagttaaagaatcGTAAAAGTAATTGTgtcttgaaaatatttttctgatatttaaataacatattttagaaataaaggACATACAGAGTGCTTACATTTGATTTGTTCCTCCAAACCACCAAAACTTATGGAATTGTCTTTATTACAATAGTTGATCACGTGAACATGCAACAATCACCAAATTATCTATTTCATGACATAATTATGAATTATTGCATTCATCTCTTCTCTTCTCGAAtgtttttgatattttgttcCCCGATATGCTTCTATTCATCTTGAAGACTAACATTGTTTTgattattggattaacaatgAAAGACTCGtggacttttttattttattattattattattattattattattattattattattattattattattatttaattttttttttttggttatacAAAGCTAACATCATCTGAATCACGTGGAGCTCACTAACAGTAAAAGGGTATATATGTATTGCAATTAAAGCCATCAGTTAAATTCCAAACTTCATcttaaaaactttttattaagttctttaatattaaatcttttttaatatcagattttttattaagatcattttttaaagactctgtttattattttattattttattattttattattttttgtaaatttaaatgtaagaatatatgatattaatattttattaattgagattttttaaaaaaattaaaatttatttttctaagcaaaatatcaaaaagaaaaaacttctcaaaatcaattttacttattcttttctaaattctcaacaacaaaaaaatattcttaaaaaattaaaattcctttccaaaaaaagttgaatttttttctcttgaactttttttttaaaaaaaatctaaataataaatttaaaaaattgaatttataaacTCTAATTAACTCATATATTTTTAAGTGCTTTTTAATTTTGAGGATTTTCTTTATCAGAtctttttaaatacaaaatattattgtcACCCTAACATATGAGCTAGGGTCAATAATGAATTAACTCATCGTTTGTACTCATGAGCTTGGGGCAAGGTATATATACtactataaaattgaaattgaattgTAGTGCTACTCCAAGAAACAGTATTGTGGCAACACATTATATTTACCTTGTGAAACATATACTTCTTCTCTTCTCcgattttctttcaaaaattaattttaattaattaataaattaattttgaatatgcttttattttagttgattcattaatttatttactcttcattaatttatatataaaataatagtataattgattaaaaaattgttgatgTAATTTTGAATTGACATAAATagcaaaaatttattgaaaaatacaactaaaaatgaattAAGAAATTCGATGTAAATATATGgtcatatattttattcttaGTGGATGTATTATGAAATAATGTTTAGTCTTTGCATATAAAAGAATGTTTATTTAAAGATGTCAAATCTTTAATTGATCTTTCTCAAAtgattaactataatttttggTTAGAGAT
This region of Cicer arietinum cultivar CDC Frontier isolate Library 1 chromosome 8, Cicar.CDCFrontier_v2.0, whole genome shotgun sequence genomic DNA includes:
- the LOC101511187 gene encoding uncharacterized protein isoform X2, which codes for MDDMAAYYGQIQPPNLLTYHYYPPPPPQPPPPGASFPPAPHLHPQYHPQQHVFNYYGSPPLSSSNEVRTLFIAGLPEDVKPREIYNLFREFPGYESSHLRSPNNSSQAFAFAVFVNQQSAIMAMHALNGMVFDLEKGSTLYIDLAKSNSRAKRARIDDERASSDKKARGSAPSWATPESGVSSVHMPGMGNPAFNTNTIGYPPAQSHGNADGNAVNDNLFPNLKKCSTPYIPQNTTPCATLFVANLGPSCNEQELIQVFSRFPGFLKLKMQSTYGAPVAFVDFQDVASSTGALNSLQGTLLHSSPVDEGMRLEYAKSRMGMRKKPK
- the LOC101511187 gene encoding uncharacterized protein isoform X1, which produces MDDMAAYYGQIQPPNLLTYHYYPPPPPQPPPPGASFPPAPHLHPQYHPQQHVFNYYGSPPLSSSNEVRTLFIAGLPEDVKPREIYNLFREFPGYESSHLRSPNNSSQAFAFAVFVNQQSAIMAMHALNGMVFDLEKGSTLYIDLAKSNSRAKRARIDDERASSDKKARGSAPSWATPESAGVSSVHMPGMGNPAFNTNTIGYPPAQSHGNADGNAVNDNLFPNLKKCSTPYIPQNTTPCATLFVANLGPSCNEQELIQVFSRFPGFLKLKMQSTYGAPVAFVDFQDVASSTGALNSLQGTLLHSSPVDEGMRLEYAKSRMGMRKKPK